In the Sarcophilus harrisii chromosome 3, mSarHar1.11, whole genome shotgun sequence genome, one interval contains:
- the APOD gene encoding apolipoprotein D: protein MVTLLLLSVLVGLSSVADGQGVHLGWCPEPPVQENFDTLKYLGRWYEIEKIPVSFEKGSCIQANYSLKENGKIKVLNQEIRPDGSVNQVEGEAAPTNLTEPAKLGVKFFWLMPTSPYWVLATDYENYALVYSCTTFIWLFHMDYAWILARRPYLPPAIVSQLKGILSANGIDIEKMVPTDQMNCPEFL, encoded by the exons ATGGTGACCCTGCTGCTGCTCTCTGTCCTGGTGGGCCTCTCCAGCGTGGCTGATGGTCAGGGCGTGCACCTGGGCTGGTGTCCTGAGCCTCCTGTCCAGGAGAACTTTGACACCCTGAAG TATCTCGGGAGATGGTACGAGATTGAGAAGATCCCCGTGAGTTTTGAGAAGGGAAGCTGTATCCAGGCCAATTATTCCTTGAAAGAGAACGGGAAGATCAAAGTGCTCAACCAGGAGATTCG ACCCGATGGCAGTGTGAACCAGGTGGAGGGGGAGGCCGCCCCCACCAACCTCACAGAGCCCGCCAAACTGGGAGTCAAGTTCTTCTGGT TGATGCCCACTTCTCCCTACTGGGTCCTGGCCACGGATTACGAGAACTATGCCCTTGTATACTCCTGTACCACCTTCATCTGGCTCTTCCACATGGACTACGCCTGGATCCTGGCCAGACGCCCGTACCTCCCGCCCGCCATAGTGAGCCAGCTGAAGGGCATCCTCAGCGCCAATGGCATCGACATTGAGAAGATGGTGCCCACTGATCAGATGAACTGCCCCGAGTTCCTCTAG
- the PPP1R2 gene encoding protein phosphatase inhibitor 2, with the protein MAASAASHRPIKGILKNKGVTDRSSGLPPPTAGSSGTLRPGSKAVEEDFGKKSQKWDEMNILATYHPADKDYGLMKIDEPSTPYHSMIGENDDDVLSDSETNETLSPEVLARKLSAAEGTEPKFLVRDDESSEEEDDLTPEEQEKRRQFEMKRKLHYNEGLNIKLARQLISKELRGDKEDEDDDDDDEEMKPGRSSERQSQSDVP; encoded by the exons ATGGCGGCCTCTGCAGCCTCCCACCGGCCCATTAAGGGGATCCTGAAGAACAAGGGCGTCACCGACCGCTCCTCCGGCCTGCCTCCACCCACCGCCGGCTCCTCCGGGACGCTCAGGCCCGGCTCCAAGGCCGTCGAGGAAGACTTCGG caAAAAATCCCAGAAGTGGGATGAAATGAATATCCTAGCAACCTATCACCCTGCAGACAAAGACTATGGTTTAATGAAAATAGATGAACCCAGCACTCCCTACCacag TATGATTGGCGAGAACGATGACGACGTCCTGAGTGACTCAGAAACGAACGAAACCCTGTCCCCAGAAGTCCTAGCCCGGAA GTTGTCGGCTGCAGAAGGCACTGAACCAAAGTTTCTCGTTCGGGACGACGAGAGTAGTGAGGAGGAAGATGACCTGACACCTGAAGAGCAAG AGAAAAGGCGTCAGTttgaaatgaagaggaaacttCACTACAATGAAGGCCTCAACATCAAGCTGGCCCGGCAGCTCATTTCCAAAGAACTTCGGGGGGACAAGgaagatgaggatgatgatgacgatgatgaggAAATGA AACCAGGGAGGAGCAGCGAGCGCCAAAGCCAGTCCGATGTTCCCTAG